GCGcacaataaaatattttgcGTGTGATAATACGTCGTCACGTGTGACATAgtgttttacatttcattgttatatATTTTGGAATTGTTAAGGGTTTTTTCTAAAATTATTAATTGTAGACATTTGTATAAATCCAGACTACGTCATCACCTTAGCGGAAGTGTTTGATAGGAGGACGcactggattggttggatgactCGAAATGACTTCCGTAAACATTTCTGGCGGAAAAATGCCCGCCATTCTACCTGCGGTGGTAGAACAGCTTTTACAAAATATCCGTAAAACATACCAGGAAACTTCTCAAAGTAAGTTAACAGATACATTTAGAGAGCACTACCTTAATTTaccttttttaaaatgaatgaatgaatgaatggcggACGAACCGGTTGGCTCCCGCTTTATTTAACCTCATTTGACATACCTAAACCCAAATTACCTtaggaataaaaataaactttcccttttgacaatatttattttaatgccATACAAGTGAATACTACTGAATTCACtaatttttaggttttacaatgtgGTTTTGCATATTTAAAACTGTAGGGGGCGCTGCTGCTTCATATTCTCTTCATTAAACGTCAAATATATCCACCATGGTGTAAATTATAGTgctttaattatttttagtGCAATTATAGACTGTATAAAAGTGCCAACGATTACGCTAGGTGCTTATGTCCTATGTTGTGTTATAGCGCAACACAGGTATCTCACCTGGATCATATCCTCACCTGTTTTCCACGCCTACCTGttaaaacacacctgattttggacaatcctgatcatttcagGAACACTTGAGGATTGGTGTCCCAGAGGAACAGAAATAGAAATGTTGTTGGAGAATATCAGATAAAGATGATAATCGTGAAAAGCAGTGGTGTGATTATTTTTGTGGTTTTCTTTTGCAGTTCCTGATGACTTGCTAACTGCGTAAGTGCCCCTCCTACTAATTATGGCTTTTGATTAGTGCCTATTGTTCAAAGTCTGACCTAGATAATAGCAAGTGCTAAAGAAAATGTACAttatttttggttgtttttattttaaattttcacGTTAGTCATCCAGCTGTGACTTATCTCTTCTAGAAAGTATTGAGAAACCAAATTTCATGATAAGAGTGACAAATAATCTCCGAAACGCAGTCCTGCTGACGCTAATATCAAGAAATTTCCATTATAGTGGTTTgaagtgaaccacatccagactacaaggtttttgtttttttttactcatgagTAAGTCTTCCCAAAATTGGCACTAAAGTCATTTCTTGAAGAAAATAACCTTTTTTAGACCAGACATTTTAGAGCGTCATCAGTTGCAGACTGTGATTAATTCAACCATCATTTTTTTATAGCACTTGCTGTCAGCAGTGGAATTATTCCAATGACATGCATTTCCTATATGTTTAGAaaaaagtgggaaaaaaataatgttattgATTGCCCCCCTGTTGATTTCTTCTCAGGTTGAATTGTGTTTTTGGGCCCTGTGCAATCCGAGCTTTGGATCTGGTTGACCAACGTTCTGTCACTTGTCTGTCATCACCCAGTGGACGTAAGGCCTTCCAGGTACGTCACCTGCTTGCATCCAtggttctttttattttttttaaacagactgTAGCTgtgaaataggaaaaaaaaaaacactttagatCATTTATTATGATAAAAAGGGGGGAACCACCATGATTTCCCGTCAACTTCTTCTTCAGGTTTTTTGAGAAAATGGGAGGAACTTTAAATTACAGTTCTGCTAAATACACACATGTTGCTTTTGACTCAATTCCACTCAGTTTTGTTGGCCTATTTGTgttttcatcatcattatttatttgtatgtccttatttgtatttattttttgacatttaaaaaaaaaaaatatttagactTAAGACCTCTTAGATATAACTCCCTGAAGaagtgaggtgtgtgtgtgtgtgctctcttGGCACTGTATCAAATGTTGAAAAAGAAGTTGATTCACTTCATTTTCATTATGTTGGTCATTTCCTGTTAACACATCGACGAGTACTTTTTGCCCGTTATGCGCACTCTTCGTTCCTCAGCAGCATAGAATAAGGCGTGACATTTTACTGTTGAGATTTTTCTACCTCCAAATATTCAGTGACCTTCTCAAAAGGAATGTTGAATATTAGAAGGCAATAtgacataataaaataataattaaaaaaaagattaaatacaTTTCACTTTTACTTATTTTTTTAGGCAAACCCAAATTCTAGGCTGTGAAAAAATCTGATTGTCATAGTGTGGAATGATGGAGAAGAGTTACTCGTGCCTGTGGTTGTGGTCATTGTGACCCAGATTTCCTGAAAACGCCTTCAGGTTCCTGAATTAAAACAAACTCTAAAATAAAAGTGCTGCTAAATTCAGAAATGCATTGTATTATACACTTCATAGTTTTGTTGCTTTGAGGTCAAACCATTGTTGAGTCTTGGCAAAGATTTTGTATGCAATAGAAATGCAACTCCCACAGATCCAAACCACAAGTTTTCTCCTTTCGAGTGTTTTTAGAACTACGCTTCCAGAAGGTGGCCTATATTTAAGAATCTCGTGATGTAAAAGATGTTGATGCACATCGCAAGGTCTGTGTGAATCGTAGCGACTCCCCAAGCGCTTGAAATTTCCTTGAAGCCCTGTTTGTGTTGCGGTTCTTGTGGACAGAGCGACGTCCAACATCCCATAAGACCAATCGTGGCTTCCCAACAAGTGTTCCCACGAGATCCACTTCTTCAGGCCAGGACAAAGCTGAAGCTTTAGCCGGGCTTTAACCCTCCCCGCTCTCTCCGCGGCGATTGAATGGCCGCACTTGATGTCGTGTGTTCCCAAGGAAGCTTGGCCTTCTGCCAGTTGAAGGCCTAAGCTGCCAAGCTTTGCTTCGTGAGGCCCCGGCAAAAGCCACGTGATGCGACGCCGGAGGtcagcacacaaaacctaacgtGTGAGGTGTTTTTTAACTACTGCTGAGATTTTTCCAGCATTTCCTGGCTTGGTTTTAGTTTTACAGCTTCTTGCTGCATCCTGCCTAGCACACTGCTTAAGTCAAGTCTCCTCAGTCTGGGTCATTGTTTCTTTTGTCTAATTTACAACGCAATGTCACGTCGGATAAACGAGGTGTGCGGGACTCTGTAGGTCACCGGTCGAGGTAATTTATAGACGAAGTGGAGAATAATGGAGCCTGCTGGAGTAGCTCAGGAGGTGTTCATCATCATGTCAAGCTGTTCTTGGGCCTGATTTACTAATCGTTTTGCAAGGGGGTAAAAAAACGGGCGCAAATTTGGTGGCGCTTGCCAATGAGCATATAATTTAGTACCCACTTGGGGTTTTAGGAAATGAGACATTCTTGGTGACTTGAATTACGGTCTGCTGCAGACATTTGAGTGGGAGAGAAGAAGGCAGGTGGTCATTAGACATCATGTTTGATTATTCATCATTTCCTCATCGCCTCCAAATAACTTGGCGGATGATGATGTCAGCCGGTGTAACCTTAGTCGATCGCTGACCCATCACCCAAGaaccctgatttttttttttcctcctcacctCTGGGAATATCTGATTTATTTACTATTGATTCATTTGTCTGATTGACAAAATATACAAGCGCATGTGGGTTTActcagatttatttattcattggtgTTGAGATTGTATATTTCCTCCCTGAATATATAATTTAAAATATTACACTTAATTCCAGCCTATATTTAgatatgtggaaaaaaaataatcctcttCTCAAATTCTTACTTTTTTATAGTTTCCAAATTTAGtgttaaaataatgaaatatttgtaataaaatgtaatttataaatggcaattttttttttaaaccaatattttacattgtttttcattttttttttaaaacattttctttcttgaAACATTTCTTCATATTCCAAATTATTCAGTAGACCAAGCCTTGAACTTTAGAGCTTCACAGTTGGCGTTTTTCTTTCGACGACCATTCCTCCGCCTATTATGTTTAGTGAAGCCATGTGTTGTCTTTGGACCGCTTTGACTTCAGCATAATAATACTCATTCAAAAATAATCACTTCAATTTACAAGCTCCCTTTTTGAGTTATTTTTAATCATAATATTCAGTCATGCCTGGAGTTCGAGGACCACTGGGATATAATAAAACGTGTTTTTCCCTCCCTGCTTGATTCGTTTCCCCACTACAATCATCTCTGAGCATCCAAATATGGCCAATACACCAAAATACTGAATATAAAGTTGCATCAATCCATTGGATCCATTTTAATAaaattcatgatttttttttgcaggtcaaAGGAGACTCAGGGAGGTTATACACTTGTTTCACATCCTGCCACTACTGCCCATGTCACACCTTTGCTTACACGATTCTACGGAGGGATGAAGGCCTGCTGGTAAGGATCTCAAACTGTCTTCCAACCATTGCCTCGTCACTTGGGCGTGTGTTGTGAGGCAAAGCAGAAGTTCAAATATGTGCAACAGGGGATATTTGGCCCATGTGCTGCTCCGGTATTAGTGCCAAGCGTCTTCTTGTGTCGCATTTAAGTGCTTCGAGAATGTCGCCATAATTGTCCCAGTGCACTTGAACTATGACTGAACTCATTTCAGTAAACTGTCCGCATGTTCACACTTGCTCTGCACCTCTGATCGTATCGCTCAGATAACTCAAATGGTTTTCGCTGTAGCTTCTCTACAGAAGCGTAAAAGGGAAATTACGAGACAGCATGGCACGGTTTGGTCAGGTTTTTGATGCGGCCAGGACTGATGACGGTGCCGTGATCTTTTGTTGCAGTGCAAGCACCTTCTAGCCGTGTACCTGTCCGAGGCCTTGGGTGTGATCTCCACGCAAAGTGTGTCGGATGAGAAAATGACAGCGCTGCTCAGTGGGACGTCCTAACTGTGAGTCCCACCAATTTTCCACTATGCTGCCAataattcttatttttttctgtctttaagacatttttttggggacATATTTTTGGCCACCTTTAAAGAGTTCTTAATAGTTTCGGAGGAaacatctgtttttatttttagcttTCTGGTTGGGAAACATTGAAACCCCCGCatgtttattttccatttttctaATCTATTAAAATACTCTACGTAAATGACTTTCATGATATAAACTTTTATTCACAAAATATTTGACAGTAAATACAGATTGCACCCA
The nucleotide sequence above comes from Syngnathus scovelli strain Florida chromosome 15, RoL_Ssco_1.2, whole genome shotgun sequence. Encoded proteins:
- the zswim7 gene encoding zinc finger SWIM domain-containing protein 7; this encodes MTSVNISGGKMPAILPAVVEQLLQNIRKTYQETSQIPDDLLTALNCVFGPCAIRALDLVDQRSVTCLSSPSGRKAFQVKGDSGRLYTCFTSCHYCPCHTFAYTILRRDEGLLCKHLLAVYLSEALGVISTQSVSDEKMTALLSGTS